A segment of the Gemmatimonadota bacterium genome:
ATTGAGGCCGGGGTCCCCGGCCTGCGGAGACGGCGTCGGAGCCGCGGACCCGAGGATGCCGGCGAGCTTGTCCGGGTTTCGGACCACGAAGACCTGCTCGATACGGCCCTCTCGGAGGTCCACGGTCAACGCCGACACCACGACACCCTCCTGGAGGAGGAGATAACCGGGCACACCATTGATCTCCTTCTCGAGGACCTGCACGGGAGCGAAACGGCCGGGGCGGTTGAGCCCGAGGAAGAAGCGGGCGATGCGGTCCGGGCCCACGACGGGATTGCGCGCGGCCAACGCCTTGCCGCCGCCGTCACTGAGCAACACGGCGTCCTCCGTGAAGAGGGTGATCAGCTCCTCGAGGCTCTGCGCCGCCAGCGCCTCACGGAACCGCTCCAGCATCTGCTGCTGCGCGCGCGGCGAGACCGTGAAGCGAGGTCGCGTCTCCTGGATCCGGCGCCGAGCCCGCGACGCGATCTGACGGACCGCCGCTTCCGACTTCTCGAGCGCCTCGGCGATCTCACGGTACGGGGCTCCGAACACGTCGTGCAGCAGGAAAGCGGCGCGCTCCTCGACGCCCAACCGCTCCAGCACCAGGAGGAAGGCGAGAGAGAGGTCATCGGCGAGTTCCAATGCGCGCTCGACGGTCGGAGGTGGAGCCTCGGAAACGAGCGGCTCGGGTAGCCAAGGGCCCACATAGTGCTCCCGCGCCACCTTCTCTCGCCGCAAGCGGTCGATCGCCCGCCGGGTGGTGGCGGTCGTCAGCCAGGCCGGGGGCCTCTCGATCTCGGTCACGGGTGCAGCCTGCCACCGGAGCCAGACGTCCTGTACGACATCCTCGGCTGCGGCGCGCGAACCGAGCATGCGGTACGCCAACCCGATCAGCCGTTCACGCTCCGCCTCGAAGATCTCCACTCCGTCCGACTCCATCACCAGACCACCTCCCTCCCTTCGACGCTCTCTCCCCCGACGGTGAGCCGCTCGCAAGCCTGCGCATGACCCAGGACCCGCTTGAGCGAGGGATACACTCGCGCGCCGCTGATCGTGAACGCCAGGGTCACCAGTCCTTCCGGCCCGAAGCGCCGCCGCACCTCGTCTCGCAAGCTGTCAGCTGGCTCTCGCTTCAGACACGCCTCCGCGAAGCGGAGCGCCAGAGCCGCGTCCGGGGGCAATCGCTCGAAGTTCCTGGCGACGATGGCCTGCAGCGTCGCGTCGGGCACGCCCGCGGCGCGCGCCATGTCGATGGTGAGCTGCGCGCAGGGACCGCAGTCCTCCGACCGGGTCGCCGCGATCCGAGCGGCGGCCATCGCCGCGGGCGGCACGCCGGCGTGCTGTCGGTCCATCACGCCGAAGCAGAGGAAGC
Coding sequences within it:
- the sigJ gene encoding RNA polymerase sigma factor SigJ, producing the protein MESDGVEIFEAERERLIGLAYRMLGSRAAAEDVVQDVWLRWQAAPVTEIERPPAWLTTATTRRAIDRLRREKVAREHYVGPWLPEPLVSEAPPPTVERALELADDLSLAFLLVLERLGVEERAAFLLHDVFGAPYREIAEALEKSEAAVRQIASRARRRIQETRPRFTVSPRAQQQMLERFREALAAQSLEELITLFTEDAVLLSDGGGKALAARNPVVGPDRIARFFLGLNRPGRFAPVQVLEKEINGVPGYLLLQEGVVVSALTVDLREGRIEQVFVVRNPDKLAGILGSAAPTPSPQAGDPGLNPGALPTDSQGAEEYPPTPR